A stretch of Limanda limanda chromosome 7, fLimLim1.1, whole genome shotgun sequence DNA encodes these proteins:
- the rbm39b gene encoding RNA-binding protein 39b isoform X2 yields MADDFDVEAMLEAPYRKDEIKSSHANGHDDQNKKKRRSRSKSRSPGSKKRRSRSKDKKKGKKRSRSRERKRSRSRERHRSGSRSKERSGRYRARKSPIRKRSKSRSPFKKEKSPISNTTSKFDVAQMRDYQENQKTHRQPIDNLTPEERDARTVFCMQLAARIRARDLEDFFSAVGKVRDVRMISDRNSRRSKGIAYIEFVDSSSVPLAIGLTGQRLLGVPIIVQASQAEKNRAAAAANNLQKGSSGPMRLYVGSLHFNITEEMLRGIFEPFGKIEGIQLMMDSETGRSKGYGFISFADAECAKKALEQLNGFELAGRPMKVGHVTERSDSSTASSFLDNDELERTGIDLGTTGRLQLMARLAEGTGLKIPPAAQQALQMTGSIPFGNMSSQQSQNQAMNLPSQPLATHCLQLSNLFNPQAENDPTWATEIQDDVIEECNKHGGIVHIYVDKNSTQGNVYVKCPSIPAAMATVNALHGRWFAGKMITAAYVPLPTYHNLFPDSVTAKQLLMPTRR; encoded by the exons ATGGCTGATGATTTTGACGTAGAGGCCATGCTGGAGGCTCCGTACAGAAAG GATGAGATCAAGTCCTCTCATGCAAATGGCCATGACGACCAGAATAAaaa GAAAAGGAGGAGCAGAAGTAAGAGCCGGAGCCCAGGTTCtaagaaaagaagaagcagaagcaaagacaaaaagaagggtaagaagaggagccggagccGAGAAAGAAAACGAAGCCGCAGCAGAGAGCGCCATCGCAGCGGCTCCCGGAGCAAGGAGCGATCCGGGCGTTACAGAGCACGAAAGAGCCCCAT tcgCAAACGTTCCAAAAGTCGGAGCCCcttcaaaaaggaaaagagtCCCATCAG CAATACCACCAGCAAGTTTGATGTAGCTCAGATGCGTGATTATCAAGAAAATCAAAAGACTCACAG GCAACCAATTGACAATCTAACACCTGAGGAGCGGGATGCACGCACAGTTTTCTGTATGCAGCTCGCTGCCAGAATCCGAGCTCGGGACCTGGAAGACTTTTTCTCGGCTGTTGGAAAA GTCAGAGACGTGAGAATGATCTCAGACAGAAACTCCAGGAGGTCAAAGGGCATCGCATACATCGAGTTTGTGGACTCCTCTTCTGTGCCTCTGGCCATCGGACTGACCGGCCAGAGGCTTTTAGGAGTTCCCATCATCGTCCAGGCCTCTCAG gcagagaaaaacagagctgcagcagctgctaaCAATTTACAGAAGGGCAGCTCAGGTCCGATGCGGCTGTACGTGGGCTCGCTGCATTTCAACATCACCGAAGAAATGCTCCGAGGGATCTTTGAGCCCTTTGGAAAG attgAGGGAATCCAGCTCATGATGGACAGTGAGACTGGACGATCCAAAGGATATGGCTTCATATCG tttgcagATGCAGAATGTGCAAAAAAAGCCCTGGAGCAGCTGAACGGCTTCGAGCTGGCCGGGCGTCCGATGAAGGTGGGGCATGTGACGGAGCGCTCGGACTCCTCGACGGCCAGTTCGTTCCTGGACAACGACGAACTGGAGAGGACCGGCATCGACCTGGGCACCACCGGGCGTTTACAGCTAATGGCTCGACTAGCAGAAG gAACTGGTCTGAAGATCCCCCCCGCTGCTCAGCAGGCTCTGCAGATGACTGGGTCCATACCGTTTGGAAACATGTCTTCTCAACAAT CTCAGAACCAAGCCATGAACCTCCCCTCCCAGCCGCTGGCCACACACTGCCTCCAGCTCTCCAACCTGTTCAACCCACAAGC GGAAAACGATCCCACCTGGGCCACTGAGATCCAAGACGATGTCATCGAGGAGTGCAACAAACACGGAGGAATAGTTCACATTTATGTGGATAAGAACTCAACTCAA GGTAATGTGTATGTGAAGTGTCCCTCGATACCAGCAGCGATGGCAACTGTAAATGCACTTCATGGACGCTGGTTTGCAG GCAAAATGATAACGGCTGCCTACGTCCCCTTACCCACCTACCACAACCTTTTCCCTGATTCGGTAACGGCGAAGCAGCTTCTAATGCCGACTCGTCGATAG
- the rh50 gene encoding rh50-like protein, producing the protein MKTRSTNLRLKLPAFVFVMEVVIVVLYAAFVTYDEHADARFQNNQTNPMDNAVYKDYPVFTDIQVMIFLGFGCLLAFFRLYGFGGLVFNFLTATFAIQWAILVQGYFQFSHDGKIHLGVTNLIYAEFACAVVLISFGAVLGKTSPLQLLVMALLEVPVFAATEWAVLKYIKINDAGGSILIHLFGCYFGLGVTFVLYRPHLNEGHAKENTSYQSDILSVMGTLFLWVFWPSFNSALTLKGDDQHRAILHTFIGLSASTLTAFALSAMLNKNGKITMVDVQNVTLAGGVTVGATVDMMISPAAAYALGILGCTACMLGYKYLSPFLAQRCRIQDQCGIHNLHGLTGLISCAAGICAILAANEEVYGPSFYEIFTHRAPVEGDPKLQELQMLIPGLRPGLGRTAREQALFQVAAVFSTIGLSALGGVLTGFILKLPLLAPPSDDLCFDDQLFFAVPPDYDAPLRLKHKTITEDSAA; encoded by the coding sequence ATGAAGACACGGTCGACCAACCTCCGCTTGAAGCTACCTGCCTTTGTCTTTGTCATGGAGGTGGTCATCGTTGTCTTGTACGCTGCCTTTGTCACCTACGATGAGCATGCAGATGCCAGGTTCCAGAACAACCAGACCAACCCCATGGACAACGCAGTGTACAAGGACTACCCTGTCTTTACGGACATCCAGGTCATGATATTCCTCGGCTTCGGGTGCCTGTTGGCGTTTTTCCGCCTGTATGGCTTCGGAGGGTTGGTTTTCAACTTCCTCACGGCCACTTTTGCCATCCAGTGGGCCATCCTGGTGCAGGGGTACTTCCAGTTCAGCCACGATGGCAAGATACACCTCGGAGTGACCAACCTGATATACGCAGAGTTTGCCTGTGCCGTGGTGTTGATATCTTTCGGGGCAGTGCTGGGTAAGACCAGTCCTTTGCAGCTGCTGGTCATGGCTCTGCTGGAAGTGCCAGTGTTTGCAGCCACAGAATGGGCCGTGCTGAAGTACATCAAGATTAATGACGCGGGAGGATCTATTCTCATTCACCTCTTTGGCTGTTATTTTGGCCTGGGTGTCACCTTTGTTCTGTACAGGCCTCACCTGAATGAAGGCCATGCCAAGGAGAACACCAGCTATCAGTCTGACATCCTGTCTGTGATGGGGACCTTGTTCCTCTGGGTGTTCTGGCCCTCCTTCAACTCAGCATTGACCCTGAAAGGAGACGACCAGCACAGAGCCATCCTCCACACCTTCATCGGCCTCAGCGCCTCCACGCTCACGGCCTTCGCTCTCTCTGCGATGCTGAACAAAAATGGTAAGATCACCATGGTTGATGTTCAGAACGTCACACTGGCCGGAGGTGTGACGGTCGGGGCGACTGTGGATATGATGATATCACCTGCAGCTGCATATGCTCTGGGTATACTGGGCTGCACTGCATGCATGCTGGGCTACAAGTACTTGAGCCCCTTCCTTGCACAGCGCTGCAGGATCCAGGATCAATGTGGAATACACAACTTGCACGGTCTAACAGGACTCATATCCTGTGCTGCAGGGATATGCGCTATACTGGCGGCTAATGAGGAAGTCTACGGCCCCAGTTTTTATGAAATCTTCACCCACAGAGCACCAGTGGAGGGCGACCCCAAACTGCAAGAGCTGCAGATGTTGATCCCTGGTTTGCGGCCCGGTCTGGGGAGGACTGCCCGGGAACAGGCTCTGTTCCAGGTCGCTGCTGTGTTCTCCACCATAGGACTGTCAGCACTGGGAGGCGTCCTCACAGGCTTCATCTTAAAACTGCCGCTCCTCGCTCCTCCATCGGATGATTTGTGCTTCGATGATCAGCTGTTCTTTGCTGTTCCTCCTGACTACGATGCGCCGCTTAGACTCAAACACAAAACTATCACTGAGGATTCTGCTGCCTGA
- the rbm39b gene encoding RNA-binding protein 39b isoform X3, with the protein MADDFDVEAMLEAPYRKDEIKSSHANGHDDQNKKKRRSRSKSRSPGSKKRRSRSKDKKKGKKRSRSRERKRSRSRERHRSGSRSKERSGRYRARKSPIRKRSKSRSPFKKEKSPIRQPIDNLTPEERDARTVFCMQLAARIRARDLEDFFSAVGKVRDVRMISDRNSRRSKGIAYIEFVDSSSVPLAIGLTGQRLLGVPIIVQASQAEKNRAAAAANNLQKGSSGPMRLYVGSLHFNITEEMLRGIFEPFGKIEGIQLMMDSETGRSKGYGFISFADAECAKKALEQLNGFELAGRPMKVGHVTERSDSSTASSFLDNDELERTGIDLGTTGRLQLMARLAEGTGLKIPPAAQQALQMTGSIPFGNMSSQQSVPTPAQNQAMNLPSQPLATHCLQLSNLFNPQAENDPTWATEIQDDVIEECNKHGGIVHIYVDKNSTQGNVYVKCPSIPAAMATVNALHGRWFAGKMITAAYVPLPTYHNLFPDSVTAKQLLMPTRR; encoded by the exons ATGGCTGATGATTTTGACGTAGAGGCCATGCTGGAGGCTCCGTACAGAAAG GATGAGATCAAGTCCTCTCATGCAAATGGCCATGACGACCAGAATAAaaa GAAAAGGAGGAGCAGAAGTAAGAGCCGGAGCCCAGGTTCtaagaaaagaagaagcagaagcaaagacaaaaagaagggtaagaagaggagccggagccGAGAAAGAAAACGAAGCCGCAGCAGAGAGCGCCATCGCAGCGGCTCCCGGAGCAAGGAGCGATCCGGGCGTTACAGAGCACGAAAGAGCCCCAT tcgCAAACGTTCCAAAAGTCGGAGCCCcttcaaaaaggaaaagagtCCCATCAG GCAACCAATTGACAATCTAACACCTGAGGAGCGGGATGCACGCACAGTTTTCTGTATGCAGCTCGCTGCCAGAATCCGAGCTCGGGACCTGGAAGACTTTTTCTCGGCTGTTGGAAAA GTCAGAGACGTGAGAATGATCTCAGACAGAAACTCCAGGAGGTCAAAGGGCATCGCATACATCGAGTTTGTGGACTCCTCTTCTGTGCCTCTGGCCATCGGACTGACCGGCCAGAGGCTTTTAGGAGTTCCCATCATCGTCCAGGCCTCTCAG gcagagaaaaacagagctgcagcagctgctaaCAATTTACAGAAGGGCAGCTCAGGTCCGATGCGGCTGTACGTGGGCTCGCTGCATTTCAACATCACCGAAGAAATGCTCCGAGGGATCTTTGAGCCCTTTGGAAAG attgAGGGAATCCAGCTCATGATGGACAGTGAGACTGGACGATCCAAAGGATATGGCTTCATATCG tttgcagATGCAGAATGTGCAAAAAAAGCCCTGGAGCAGCTGAACGGCTTCGAGCTGGCCGGGCGTCCGATGAAGGTGGGGCATGTGACGGAGCGCTCGGACTCCTCGACGGCCAGTTCGTTCCTGGACAACGACGAACTGGAGAGGACCGGCATCGACCTGGGCACCACCGGGCGTTTACAGCTAATGGCTCGACTAGCAGAAG gAACTGGTCTGAAGATCCCCCCCGCTGCTCAGCAGGCTCTGCAGATGACTGGGTCCATACCGTTTGGAAACATGTCTTCTCAACAAT CTGTCCCAACTCCAGCTCAGAACCAAGCCATGAACCTCCCCTCCCAGCCGCTGGCCACACACTGCCTCCAGCTCTCCAACCTGTTCAACCCACAAGC GGAAAACGATCCCACCTGGGCCACTGAGATCCAAGACGATGTCATCGAGGAGTGCAACAAACACGGAGGAATAGTTCACATTTATGTGGATAAGAACTCAACTCAA GGTAATGTGTATGTGAAGTGTCCCTCGATACCAGCAGCGATGGCAACTGTAAATGCACTTCATGGACGCTGGTTTGCAG GCAAAATGATAACGGCTGCCTACGTCCCCTTACCCACCTACCACAACCTTTTCCCTGATTCGGTAACGGCGAAGCAGCTTCTAATGCCGACTCGTCGATAG
- the rbm39b gene encoding RNA-binding protein 39b isoform X1 — MADDFDVEAMLEAPYRKDEIKSSHANGHDDQNKKKRRSRSKSRSPGSKKRRSRSKDKKKGKKRSRSRERKRSRSRERHRSGSRSKERSGRYRARKSPIRKRSKSRSPFKKEKSPISNTTSKFDVAQMRDYQENQKTHRQPIDNLTPEERDARTVFCMQLAARIRARDLEDFFSAVGKVRDVRMISDRNSRRSKGIAYIEFVDSSSVPLAIGLTGQRLLGVPIIVQASQAEKNRAAAAANNLQKGSSGPMRLYVGSLHFNITEEMLRGIFEPFGKIEGIQLMMDSETGRSKGYGFISFADAECAKKALEQLNGFELAGRPMKVGHVTERSDSSTASSFLDNDELERTGIDLGTTGRLQLMARLAEGTGLKIPPAAQQALQMTGSIPFGNMSSQQSVPTPAQNQAMNLPSQPLATHCLQLSNLFNPQAENDPTWATEIQDDVIEECNKHGGIVHIYVDKNSTQGNVYVKCPSIPAAMATVNALHGRWFAGKMITAAYVPLPTYHNLFPDSVTAKQLLMPTRR; from the exons ATGGCTGATGATTTTGACGTAGAGGCCATGCTGGAGGCTCCGTACAGAAAG GATGAGATCAAGTCCTCTCATGCAAATGGCCATGACGACCAGAATAAaaa GAAAAGGAGGAGCAGAAGTAAGAGCCGGAGCCCAGGTTCtaagaaaagaagaagcagaagcaaagacaaaaagaagggtaagaagaggagccggagccGAGAAAGAAAACGAAGCCGCAGCAGAGAGCGCCATCGCAGCGGCTCCCGGAGCAAGGAGCGATCCGGGCGTTACAGAGCACGAAAGAGCCCCAT tcgCAAACGTTCCAAAAGTCGGAGCCCcttcaaaaaggaaaagagtCCCATCAG CAATACCACCAGCAAGTTTGATGTAGCTCAGATGCGTGATTATCAAGAAAATCAAAAGACTCACAG GCAACCAATTGACAATCTAACACCTGAGGAGCGGGATGCACGCACAGTTTTCTGTATGCAGCTCGCTGCCAGAATCCGAGCTCGGGACCTGGAAGACTTTTTCTCGGCTGTTGGAAAA GTCAGAGACGTGAGAATGATCTCAGACAGAAACTCCAGGAGGTCAAAGGGCATCGCATACATCGAGTTTGTGGACTCCTCTTCTGTGCCTCTGGCCATCGGACTGACCGGCCAGAGGCTTTTAGGAGTTCCCATCATCGTCCAGGCCTCTCAG gcagagaaaaacagagctgcagcagctgctaaCAATTTACAGAAGGGCAGCTCAGGTCCGATGCGGCTGTACGTGGGCTCGCTGCATTTCAACATCACCGAAGAAATGCTCCGAGGGATCTTTGAGCCCTTTGGAAAG attgAGGGAATCCAGCTCATGATGGACAGTGAGACTGGACGATCCAAAGGATATGGCTTCATATCG tttgcagATGCAGAATGTGCAAAAAAAGCCCTGGAGCAGCTGAACGGCTTCGAGCTGGCCGGGCGTCCGATGAAGGTGGGGCATGTGACGGAGCGCTCGGACTCCTCGACGGCCAGTTCGTTCCTGGACAACGACGAACTGGAGAGGACCGGCATCGACCTGGGCACCACCGGGCGTTTACAGCTAATGGCTCGACTAGCAGAAG gAACTGGTCTGAAGATCCCCCCCGCTGCTCAGCAGGCTCTGCAGATGACTGGGTCCATACCGTTTGGAAACATGTCTTCTCAACAAT CTGTCCCAACTCCAGCTCAGAACCAAGCCATGAACCTCCCCTCCCAGCCGCTGGCCACACACTGCCTCCAGCTCTCCAACCTGTTCAACCCACAAGC GGAAAACGATCCCACCTGGGCCACTGAGATCCAAGACGATGTCATCGAGGAGTGCAACAAACACGGAGGAATAGTTCACATTTATGTGGATAAGAACTCAACTCAA GGTAATGTGTATGTGAAGTGTCCCTCGATACCAGCAGCGATGGCAACTGTAAATGCACTTCATGGACGCTGGTTTGCAG GCAAAATGATAACGGCTGCCTACGTCCCCTTACCCACCTACCACAACCTTTTCCCTGATTCGGTAACGGCGAAGCAGCTTCTAATGCCGACTCGTCGATAG